In Carnobacterium sp. CP1, the following are encoded in one genomic region:
- a CDS encoding UDP-N-acetylmuramoyl-L-alanyl-D-glutamate--2,6-diaminopimelate ligase has translation MKAIELINQLVTKNMLTRVPEELVITKVTQDTREIESDSMFICIAGAVYNGHELAEEAVEKGAAVIIASEEINVSVPVVYVSDTVKAMAILANHFYQSPSQELHMIGVTGTNGKTTVTHLLDQIFRDHQERTGVIGTMYRRIGDDVFEAKNTTPDSITLQKTLREMKEADVTTCSMEVSSHALVQGRVWGTDFDVAVFTNLSQDHLEYHHTMEEYGHAKELLFSQLGNTYRGDQPKYAILNTDDPVGRSYQNKTAALVYSYGIVQPADFRATHLKITNQGTSFTLLFKNEAYPVKMQLVGKFNVLNALAAFAAAYASGLPLPSVIASMEKIKGVRGRFEVVQGEQDFAIIVDYAHTPDGLLNVLNAVNEIKSGKVYCIVGCGGDRDRTKRPIMADVAFTHADHVIFTSDNPRTEDPQMILNEMVANLEENTYQMIPDRRTAIQAAVDQATTDDIILIAGKGHEDYQIIGHEKHHFDDVEEAKKAVKLKNKEI, from the coding sequence ATGAAAGCAATCGAATTGATAAACCAATTAGTCACAAAAAACATGCTGACCAGAGTTCCAGAAGAATTAGTTATTACGAAAGTAACACAGGATACACGTGAAATAGAGTCAGATTCTATGTTCATTTGTATTGCCGGAGCAGTTTACAATGGGCATGAACTTGCTGAAGAAGCTGTTGAAAAAGGAGCCGCTGTCATCATTGCCAGCGAAGAAATCAATGTATCAGTACCCGTCGTCTATGTATCTGATACGGTAAAAGCGATGGCGATTCTAGCCAATCATTTCTATCAGTCTCCGAGTCAAGAGTTGCATATGATCGGGGTTACCGGAACTAATGGGAAAACAACTGTTACTCACTTATTAGATCAAATTTTCAGAGATCATCAAGAGAGAACTGGGGTAATCGGAACGATGTACCGTCGAATTGGGGATGACGTTTTTGAAGCGAAAAATACAACTCCAGACAGCATCACTTTGCAAAAAACGCTTAGAGAAATGAAAGAAGCCGATGTCACTACTTGTTCGATGGAAGTTTCTTCTCATGCTTTAGTACAAGGTCGGGTCTGGGGAACGGATTTTGATGTTGCTGTTTTTACAAATTTAAGTCAAGATCACTTAGAATACCATCATACGATGGAAGAGTACGGTCATGCTAAAGAATTACTGTTTTCCCAATTAGGCAATACTTACCGAGGAGACCAGCCTAAATACGCTATTCTAAATACTGATGATCCTGTAGGGAGAAGTTACCAAAATAAAACAGCAGCACTCGTTTACTCTTATGGAATTGTTCAGCCAGCTGATTTTAGAGCAACTCATTTAAAAATAACCAACCAAGGGACAAGTTTTACGTTGCTTTTCAAAAATGAAGCTTATCCTGTGAAAATGCAATTGGTCGGTAAATTTAATGTATTGAATGCTTTAGCAGCTTTTGCTGCTGCTTATGCTTCTGGCTTGCCTTTACCGAGTGTTATTGCTTCAATGGAAAAAATTAAAGGTGTAAGAGGAAGGTTTGAAGTCGTTCAAGGGGAGCAGGACTTTGCGATCATTGTAGACTATGCCCATACACCAGATGGATTACTGAATGTATTAAACGCAGTTAACGAAATAAAATCCGGGAAAGTCTATTGTATTGTAGGCTGTGGAGGCGATCGTGATCGGACAAAACGACCAATTATGGCAGATGTTGCTTTTACTCATGCAGATCATGTGATTTTCACTTCGGACAATCCGCGTACTGAAGATCCGCAGATGATCTTAAATGAAATGGTAGCTAATTTAGAGGAAAACACTTATCAAATGATTCCAGATCGCAGAACAGCCATTCAAGCCGCTGTTGACCAAGCAACTACCGATGATATCATCTTGATTGCAGGTAAAGGACATGAAGATTATCAAATCATTGGTCATGAAAAACATCATTTTGATGATGTCGAAGAAGCAAAAAAAGCAGTTAAACTAAAAAACAAAGAAATTTAG
- the mraY gene encoding phospho-N-acetylmuramoyl-pentapeptide-transferase, which yields MHWTEMLLPLVSGFALTIMAMPIVIGYFRTKQLGQTTREEGPKWHEVKTGTPTMGGVVFLIAAVISSSWVGVWQGNLTIGLGLLLFITLVYGLLGFLDDFIKIFKKRNLGLTSKQKLLGQIIGGIVFFSGYLINNLSTDLAIPFLGTIHLGWFYGVFILFWLVGFSNAVNLTDGLDGLVAGTASIAYSAYAIIAWQQQQTDVLIFCLSIIGSLIGFFFFNKKPAKIFMGDVGSLALGGGLAAVSILLKQEWSLLLIGLIFVVETASVMIQVTSFKLTGKRVFKMSPIHHHFEMSGWSEWRVVLTFWFIGLVSAALCLMVVL from the coding sequence ATGCATTGGACAGAAATGTTATTGCCTTTAGTCAGTGGATTTGCACTGACCATCATGGCGATGCCAATTGTTATTGGCTATTTTAGAACAAAACAACTAGGTCAAACTACAAGAGAAGAAGGTCCAAAATGGCATGAAGTAAAAACCGGAACGCCTACTATGGGAGGAGTCGTTTTTCTTATCGCGGCAGTTATTTCTAGTAGTTGGGTAGGTGTTTGGCAAGGAAACCTGACAATCGGTTTAGGCTTGTTGCTTTTCATTACCTTAGTTTATGGATTATTGGGTTTTTTAGATGACTTTATTAAAATCTTTAAAAAACGCAATCTTGGTTTAACTTCTAAACAAAAATTACTTGGTCAGATTATTGGTGGTATTGTATTTTTTAGTGGTTACCTTATAAATAACTTATCAACTGATTTAGCCATTCCTTTTTTAGGAACGATTCACTTGGGCTGGTTTTATGGGGTTTTTATCTTATTTTGGTTAGTTGGTTTCTCTAATGCTGTAAACTTGACCGATGGTTTAGATGGTTTGGTGGCGGGCACAGCGAGTATTGCGTACAGTGCGTACGCTATAATAGCATGGCAACAACAACAGACAGATGTGTTGATTTTTTGTTTGTCTATTATCGGCAGCCTAATTGGTTTTTTCTTTTTCAATAAAAAACCTGCTAAAATTTTCATGGGAGATGTTGGCTCATTAGCTTTAGGCGGTGGGTTAGCGGCTGTTTCGATTTTGTTGAAACAAGAATGGTCTTTATTGCTGATTGGCCTTATTTTTGTCGTTGAAACGGCAAGCGTAATGATTCAAGTCACATCTTTTAAATTAACAGGAAAAAGAGTATTTAAAATGAGCCCAATTCACCATCACTTTGAAATGAGCGGCTGGAGTGAATGGCGTGTCGTATTAACCTTTTGGTTCATCGGTCTAGTTTCTGCTGCATTGTGTTTGATGGTGGTTCTTTGA
- the murD gene encoding UDP-N-acetylmuramoyl-L-alanine--D-glutamate ligase, translated as MKKIKRYENIKVLVLGLALSGVNAAKLLHSLGALVTVNDYKSFDENPEAQELLESGIRVVTGGHPVELLDEDFEWVVKNPGIMYTNPIVVRALEKGIPVITDVELAYEVSESLLIGVTGTNGKTTTTTMIADLLNNHRETGHAYVAGNIGTPASQVAQQATAEDEIVMELSSFQLMGITEMKPHIAVITNLYSAHLDYHGTREEYVAAKMQITKNQTAEDYLIVNWDQPELRELSKKSQAKIIPFSRLERVEKGVYLEDEVIFYQGEPIMNKMSILVPGEHNVENAMAAIAVAKLLGQENGTIRECLEKFAGVKHRTQFVTDYKQRQFYNDSKATNTLATKNALKGFDVPVILLAGGLDRGNSFDDLLPELAHVKALVVFGETAAKLAEAGEKAGVKQINYVQNVEAAVPVAFELSQPGEVILLSPACASWDQYRSFEVRGDAFIHSIDRLITETEEEEE; from the coding sequence ATGAAGAAAATTAAACGATATGAAAATATTAAAGTGCTGGTTTTAGGATTAGCTTTAAGCGGTGTGAATGCAGCTAAATTGCTCCATTCATTGGGGGCTCTCGTAACCGTCAATGACTACAAAAGCTTTGATGAAAACCCTGAAGCACAAGAATTGCTTGAATCAGGTATTCGCGTGGTAACGGGCGGGCATCCTGTAGAATTGTTGGATGAAGATTTCGAATGGGTAGTTAAGAATCCGGGAATCATGTATACGAATCCTATTGTGGTTCGTGCGCTTGAAAAAGGCATTCCAGTAATAACAGATGTCGAATTAGCTTACGAAGTTTCTGAAAGCCTGTTGATTGGCGTAACGGGTACGAATGGAAAAACAACGACTACTACCATGATCGCAGATTTATTAAACAACCACAGAGAAACAGGACATGCTTATGTTGCTGGTAATATAGGCACACCAGCTAGTCAAGTTGCACAACAAGCAACCGCAGAAGACGAGATCGTAATGGAACTCTCTAGTTTTCAATTGATGGGAATAACCGAGATGAAACCGCACATTGCAGTTATTACGAATCTTTATTCAGCACACTTAGACTATCATGGGACTAGAGAAGAATATGTAGCAGCTAAAATGCAAATCACTAAAAATCAAACAGCAGAAGATTATCTCATTGTTAATTGGGATCAACCGGAACTAAGAGAGTTATCCAAAAAGAGCCAAGCAAAGATTATTCCTTTCTCGCGATTGGAACGAGTTGAAAAAGGCGTTTATCTTGAAGATGAAGTCATTTTCTATCAAGGTGAACCAATCATGAATAAAATGTCTATTTTGGTACCAGGTGAACACAATGTAGAAAACGCCATGGCTGCGATTGCTGTTGCTAAATTATTAGGACAAGAAAACGGAACGATTCGCGAATGCCTTGAAAAATTTGCTGGCGTAAAGCATCGTACTCAGTTTGTTACCGACTATAAACAAAGACAGTTTTACAATGATTCAAAAGCGACCAACACGTTAGCAACAAAAAATGCCTTAAAAGGTTTCGATGTTCCGGTCATTTTGTTGGCAGGAGGACTAGATCGGGGAAATAGTTTTGATGACTTATTGCCTGAACTAGCTCACGTTAAAGCCTTAGTTGTATTTGGAGAAACAGCTGCGAAATTGGCTGAGGCTGGAGAAAAAGCTGGAGTAAAACAAATCAACTACGTACAAAATGTAGAAGCAGCCGTTCCAGTAGCATTTGAATTGAGTCAGCCTGGAGAAGTAATTTTATTGTCGCCTGCTTGTGCTAGTTGGGATCAATACCGCAGTTTTGAAGTACGTGGAGATGCGTTTATTCATTCGATCGATCGCTTAATTACTGAAACAGAAGAAGAGGAGGAGTAG
- the murG gene encoding undecaprenyldiphospho-muramoylpentapeptide beta-N-acetylglucosaminyltransferase — MKILLSGGGTGGHIYPALALIRRLQVVDPSIEFLYVGTENGLENRIVRSAGIPFKAVKIQGFKRSVSFKNLKTIQLFIQSIQKSKKIVKEFKPDVVIGTGGYVCAPVVYAASKMGVPSIIHEQNSVAGVTNRFLARYVTKIAICFEEARAEFGKYPEKIVYTGNPRAQEVVGIKPSAVLEEYQLKATKPTVLIFGGSRGARSLNEAFLEALPAFMTKNYQVLFATGEIHYEKIKQQVQEQTIAGSPVSVVPYIENMPEVFANVDLVVSRSGATTLAELTALGLPSILIPSPYVTNDHQTRNAESLVKHGAAKMIAEKELSGNSLVASIDDLMLNEKARKQMAGEAKKLGLPDAADHLIKIMQEISH; from the coding sequence ATGAAAATTTTATTATCTGGTGGCGGAACGGGCGGACACATTTATCCAGCTCTAGCCTTAATTAGAAGACTACAAGTGGTAGATCCCTCTATTGAATTTCTGTATGTGGGGACCGAGAATGGGTTAGAAAACCGAATTGTTCGAAGCGCGGGAATTCCTTTCAAGGCTGTTAAAATCCAAGGATTTAAACGTTCGGTTTCTTTTAAAAACCTAAAAACTATTCAGTTGTTCATTCAAAGTATTCAAAAATCTAAAAAAATTGTTAAAGAGTTTAAACCTGATGTTGTAATAGGAACGGGCGGTTATGTTTGTGCTCCAGTCGTGTATGCAGCTTCCAAAATGGGGGTTCCCAGCATCATCCATGAACAAAATAGTGTGGCTGGTGTGACCAATAGATTTTTAGCCCGTTATGTCACAAAAATAGCTATTTGTTTCGAAGAAGCGCGAGCAGAATTTGGTAAGTACCCTGAAAAAATCGTTTATACCGGTAATCCGAGAGCACAAGAAGTTGTCGGCATAAAACCTTCCGCTGTTCTAGAAGAATATCAGTTAAAAGCTACGAAACCAACGGTGTTGATTTTTGGTGGAAGCCGTGGGGCCAGAAGCTTAAACGAAGCCTTTTTAGAAGCCTTACCTGCATTTATGACTAAGAATTATCAAGTATTATTTGCAACAGGCGAGATCCATTACGAAAAGATAAAACAACAAGTACAAGAACAGACAATAGCTGGAAGTCCAGTATCCGTGGTTCCTTATATTGAAAATATGCCCGAAGTATTTGCGAACGTAGATTTAGTTGTTTCAAGAAGCGGAGCGACTACTTTGGCAGAATTGACAGCACTAGGCTTACCTAGCATCCTGATTCCTAGTCCTTACGTCACAAATGATCACCAAACTAGAAATGCTGAAAGCTTAGTCAAGCACGGTGCAGCAAAAATGATTGCCGAAAAAGAGTTGTCGGGGAACAGTTTAGTTGCTTCAATAGATGACTTGATGTTAAATGAAAAAGCACGTAAACAGATGGCCGGTGAAGCGAAGAAATTAGGCTTGCCAGATGCAGCAGATCATTTAATAAAAATCATGCAGGAAATCAGCCATTAA
- a CDS encoding cell division protein FtsQ/DivIB, producing the protein MAKHQKPNKKKNELPTQPSSWDKIKALFKLSRESDEVKSFETAKKSKEKELSLENKLPKLKEKRRKEMQRRLISLLLLFSFAILVVVYFITPLSKVGRITVIGTNEVTDQAVIDASQIRSGDSLWETFFSQKREKL; encoded by the coding sequence ATGGCAAAACACCAAAAACCCAACAAAAAGAAGAATGAATTGCCTACGCAACCGTCTTCTTGGGATAAAATAAAAGCACTATTTAAATTATCAAGAGAAAGCGATGAAGTAAAATCTTTTGAAACAGCAAAAAAGTCTAAAGAAAAAGAACTTTCTTTAGAAAATAAACTTCCTAAACTGAAAGAAAAAAGACGGAAAGAAATGCAACGTCGTTTAATTTCATTACTTTTGTTATTTTCATTTGCAATTTTAGTAGTGGTGTACTTTATTACACCCTTAAGCAAAGTTGGAAGAATTACAGTTATAGGTACAAACGAAGTAACCGACCAAGCCGTTATTGACGCTAGCCAAATCCGTTCAGGAGATTCATTATGGGAAACATTTTTTTCTCAAAAAAGAGAGAAACTTTAG
- a CDS encoding cell division protein FtsQ/DivIB, producing MGNIFFSKKRETLVKNQLPQVKSMQIEFDGLNSYELVVSEYKTVAYLEKENEYFNILENGKIVNESRKVSIGNPPIFIKFKEGKALNKMIEQYQLLNENIHNSISEVEYTPSKTDEYLITLYMNDGNQVVASITSFAEKMIYYPDIVQKIGEGKGVINIEVGVYFTPFEPEPSEEESKVSDTEE from the coding sequence ATGGGAAACATTTTTTTCTCAAAAAAGAGAGAAACTTTAGTCAAAAATCAGTTACCTCAAGTGAAATCAATGCAAATAGAATTTGATGGGTTAAATTCTTATGAATTGGTGGTTTCAGAATACAAAACCGTAGCCTATCTAGAAAAAGAGAATGAATATTTTAATATTCTTGAAAATGGAAAAATTGTAAATGAAAGTAGAAAAGTATCCATTGGAAATCCACCAATTTTCATTAAATTTAAAGAAGGCAAAGCCTTAAATAAAATGATTGAGCAGTACCAATTGTTGAACGAAAATATTCACAATAGTATTTCAGAAGTAGAGTATACTCCAAGCAAAACAGATGAGTATTTGATCACTCTTTATATGAATGATGGCAATCAAGTCGTTGCGTCGATTACGTCGTTTGCTGAAAAAATGATTTACTATCCAGATATCGTTCAAAAAATAGGTGAAGGAAAAGGCGTTATCAATATTGAAGTAGGTGTTTATTTTACTCCTTTCGAACCGGAACCATCAGAAGAGGAGTCTAAGGTGTCTGATACAGAAGAATAA
- the ftsA gene encoding cell division protein FtsA: MKNTGMYVSLDIGTTSIKVVVAEFINGEMNIIGVGNEKSEGLSRGIIVDIDKTVDSINKAIKQAEQKANVDIRNVVVGIPSNNVDIEPCHGMIAVASDNREITEEDVRNVMAGAMVKSVPPEREILAILPEEFIVDGFDGIQDPRGMIGVRLEMHATMITGPKTILHNVKRCVEKTGLHIQDIVLQPLAASSIAMSSGERDFGTILIDMGGGQTTASVMHDNQLKFAYVNQEGGEYVTKDISVVLNTSLESAERIKRDYGYALPEEASPDETFPVDVIGQSKPVKIDEQYLSEIIEARLVQIFEKIKHELDIVGARELPGGIILTGGAAALPGIVELAKDIFEINVKLYIPDQMGMRYPTFTTGIGLVHYEAHLDDIHQIVKGHSMMEFEASETLKNQKSDQTNFEYDENQLDMPEEPKKKTKRKEDTLTYKAKNFFSNFFD, translated from the coding sequence ATGAAAAATACTGGAATGTATGTAAGTCTAGATATTGGAACCACTTCAATAAAAGTAGTTGTTGCTGAATTTATCAATGGTGAAATGAATATTATTGGAGTAGGAAATGAAAAATCTGAAGGGCTGAGTCGCGGAATTATCGTAGATATTGATAAAACCGTTGATTCGATTAATAAAGCCATTAAACAAGCTGAGCAAAAGGCAAATGTCGATATTCGTAATGTTGTCGTTGGAATCCCAAGTAATAATGTGGATATCGAACCTTGTCATGGCATGATAGCCGTTGCCAGCGACAATCGTGAAATCACTGAAGAAGATGTCCGCAATGTTATGGCAGGGGCGATGGTAAAATCTGTTCCGCCAGAGCGTGAAATTTTAGCAATCTTGCCTGAAGAGTTTATTGTAGACGGATTTGACGGAATCCAAGATCCTAGAGGGATGATTGGCGTACGTTTAGAAATGCATGCTACAATGATTACTGGACCTAAAACGATTTTGCACAATGTAAAACGTTGTGTAGAAAAAACCGGTCTTCACATTCAAGATATCGTCTTACAGCCTCTAGCTGCAAGTAGTATAGCGATGTCAAGCGGGGAACGCGATTTTGGAACAATTTTAATTGACATGGGCGGTGGACAAACTACAGCTTCTGTTATGCATGACAACCAATTGAAATTCGCTTACGTCAATCAAGAAGGCGGAGAATATGTTACTAAAGACATTTCTGTAGTCTTAAACACCTCACTTGAAAGCGCTGAGAGAATCAAACGTGATTATGGCTATGCCTTACCAGAAGAAGCTTCCCCGGATGAGACATTCCCGGTGGATGTGATTGGTCAAAGCAAACCTGTCAAAATAGATGAACAGTATTTATCTGAAATCATCGAAGCACGTTTGGTACAAATATTTGAGAAAATAAAACATGAGTTGGATATCGTCGGCGCTCGCGAACTGCCAGGAGGCATTATTTTGACTGGCGGGGCAGCAGCTTTACCCGGCATTGTTGAATTAGCAAAAGATATTTTTGAAATTAATGTGAAGTTATATATCCCTGATCAAATGGGGATGCGTTATCCAACCTTTACGACCGGAATTGGTTTAGTTCATTATGAAGCACATTTAGATGATATTCATCAAATCGTAAAAGGACATTCCATGATGGAATTTGAAGCCAGTGAAACATTGAAAAATCAGAAATCTGATCAAACTAATTTTGAATATGATGAGAATCAGCTAGACATGCCAGAAGAACCAAAGAAAAAAACAAAACGAAAAGAAGATACCTTAACATATAAAGCGAAAAACTTCTTTTCTAACTTTTTCGATTAA
- the ftsZ gene encoding cell division protein FtsZ, with the protein MELEFDTNPANGAIIKVIGVGGAGNNAVNRMIDEGVKGVEFIVANTDIQALAGSNAEVKIQLGPKLTRGLGAGANPDIGRKAAEESEEQIAEALRGADMIFVTAGMGGGTGTGAAAIVARIAKEQGALTVGVITRPFTFEGPKRGRFAAEGVAQMKEHVDTLVIISNNRLLEIVDKKTPMLEAFHEADNVLRQGVQGISDLITAPGYVNLDFADVKTVMENQGSALMGIGMASGENRTAEATKKAISSPLLEVSIDGAESVLLNITGGSDLTLFEAQDASDIVSSASTTEVNIIFGTSINENLGDEVIVTVIATGIDTTKTGDVRPQSSGRSRALGSNDSQANSQPRAPKDPFGDWDIRREPNVRDQNASNKQDESTFNNEKPEFDVFKREEKQDRGHSNDDDNLDTPPFFRRRRK; encoded by the coding sequence ATGGAATTAGAGTTTGATACAAATCCAGCTAATGGGGCAATTATTAAGGTTATCGGTGTCGGCGGAGCAGGAAACAATGCGGTTAACCGCATGATTGATGAAGGAGTTAAAGGTGTAGAATTTATCGTAGCTAATACGGATATTCAAGCACTTGCGGGATCAAATGCAGAAGTGAAAATTCAATTAGGACCTAAGTTAACACGAGGTTTAGGTGCAGGAGCAAACCCAGATATCGGACGCAAAGCAGCAGAAGAAAGTGAAGAACAAATAGCTGAAGCTTTACGCGGAGCAGATATGATTTTTGTAACAGCCGGCATGGGCGGAGGTACTGGTACAGGTGCTGCTGCTATCGTAGCACGTATTGCAAAAGAACAAGGTGCTTTGACCGTTGGTGTCATTACACGTCCATTCACATTTGAAGGACCAAAGCGCGGTCGTTTTGCGGCTGAAGGGGTAGCACAAATGAAAGAACACGTTGACACCTTAGTTATTATTTCGAATAACCGCTTATTAGAGATTGTTGATAAAAAAACACCAATGCTAGAAGCTTTTCATGAAGCAGACAATGTTTTACGCCAAGGGGTTCAAGGGATCTCTGATTTAATCACAGCTCCTGGATATGTTAACTTAGACTTTGCTGATGTTAAGACTGTTATGGAAAACCAAGGTTCGGCTTTAATGGGTATCGGAATGGCCAGTGGTGAAAATAGAACAGCAGAAGCAACGAAAAAAGCTATTTCATCGCCTTTGCTCGAAGTTTCTATTGATGGAGCTGAATCTGTCTTGCTGAATATTACAGGCGGTTCTGATTTGACACTATTTGAAGCCCAAGATGCTTCCGATATTGTTTCTTCAGCCTCTACTACAGAAGTAAATATTATTTTTGGAACATCCATCAATGAAAATCTGGGGGATGAAGTTATCGTAACCGTGATAGCTACGGGAATCGATACAACTAAAACAGGAGATGTACGTCCACAAAGTTCTGGACGCAGCCGTGCTTTAGGATCAAATGATTCTCAAGCTAATTCACAACCACGTGCTCCAAAAGATCCATTCGGTGACTGGGATATTCGCCGTGAGCCTAATGTTCGTGATCAAAATGCTTCAAATAAACAAGATGAATCAACTTTTAACAACGAAAAACCGGAGTTTGACGTCTTCAAACGTGAAGAAAAACAAGATAGAGGCCACAGTAACGATGATGATAATCTCGATACTCCTCCTTTCTTCAGAAGACGCCGTAAATAA
- a CDS encoding YggS family pyridoxal phosphate-dependent enzyme, which produces MADIHKNVLQLEEKLNQSLETVDRKRSEVQVIAVTKSVSIELTKAIVQEGFRHLAENRPEGLALKQEALADQEISWHFIGNLQTRKVKNVINRIDYLHSLDRLSLAKEIEKRAEATISCFVQVNVSGEATKSGVHPDELDEFIQQLADYPKIKVIGLMTMAPLTADTAILRTTFATLKECQRKIAEKALSYAPCTELSMGMSEDYQIAVEEGATYIRVGTSLFKD; this is translated from the coding sequence ATGGCAGATATTCATAAAAACGTGCTGCAGCTTGAAGAGAAACTGAACCAGTCTTTAGAAACAGTTGATCGGAAAAGATCTGAAGTACAAGTTATCGCTGTTACTAAAAGTGTTTCAATTGAACTCACCAAAGCAATCGTTCAGGAAGGCTTTCGGCATTTAGCTGAGAACCGTCCTGAAGGCTTAGCTCTAAAACAAGAAGCTCTTGCTGATCAAGAAATATCATGGCATTTTATTGGGAACTTGCAAACTAGAAAAGTGAAGAATGTTATCAACCGAATTGACTATCTGCATTCGCTTGATCGGCTGTCATTGGCAAAAGAAATTGAAAAACGAGCTGAAGCGACTATTTCTTGTTTCGTCCAAGTTAATGTCAGTGGAGAAGCAACTAAAAGTGGGGTTCATCCTGATGAATTAGATGAATTTATTCAACAATTAGCTGATTATCCGAAAATCAAAGTCATTGGGTTAATGACTATGGCTCCGTTAACTGCTGATACAGCTATCCTTCGCACAACTTTTGCAACATTAAAAGAATGCCAACGAAAAATAGCAGAAAAAGCATTAAGTTATGCTCCATGTACTGAATTAAGTATGGGAATGAGTGAAGATTATCAGATTGCTGTAGAAGAAGGAGCAACTTACATTAGAGTAGGGACTTCTTTATTCAAAGACTAG
- a CDS encoding cell division protein SepF translates to MGMMNNFNRFFGLDEEDETNYDEMESTKEVDTPIASKLNKQRQTETSATPIINTRREQAKSNKVVSISQQPTPQQAKITIFEPRVYSEVQEIADVLLNNQSVVLNFVRMDENQAKRIVDFLTGTVYALDGDIQRIGDEIFLCTPHNVAIDGALTDIMRDKDLY, encoded by the coding sequence ATGGGAATGATGAATAATTTTAATCGTTTTTTTGGATTGGATGAAGAAGACGAAACAAATTATGATGAAATGGAGTCAACGAAAGAAGTTGATACTCCTATTGCTTCTAAACTCAATAAACAACGACAGACTGAAACATCAGCGACTCCAATTATCAATACAAGACGCGAACAAGCAAAAAGCAATAAAGTGGTGTCCATTAGCCAACAGCCTACCCCACAACAAGCTAAGATCACTATTTTTGAGCCGAGAGTTTACTCAGAAGTTCAAGAAATAGCGGATGTCTTATTAAACAACCAATCCGTTGTGTTAAACTTTGTTCGGATGGATGAAAATCAAGCTAAAAGAATCGTCGACTTTTTAACTGGAACGGTTTATGCTCTTGATGGCGATATCCAACGAATCGGAGATGAGATTTTCTTATGTACTCCACATAATGTTGCTATCGATGGAGCTTTAACGGATATCATGAGAGACAAAGATTTATATTAG
- a CDS encoding YggT family protein, with product MILSKLIQVYSTIIIIYILMSWMPGAYQSKFGQLLTRICEPYLGFFRRIIPPIGMISISGIVAILVLNLAQRGLFSLYQIVLRLFFGF from the coding sequence ATGATTTTATCAAAACTAATCCAAGTGTATTCAACAATCATCATTATTTATATATTGATGTCTTGGATGCCGGGAGCCTATCAATCTAAATTCGGACAGCTTTTAACCCGAATTTGCGAGCCTTACTTAGGCTTTTTTAGACGCATCATTCCACCAATTGGAATGATCAGTATCTCAGGGATTGTTGCTATTCTTGTATTGAATCTAGCACAAAGAGGATTGTTTTCTCTTTACCAAATCGTTTTAAGATTATTTTTCGGCTTCTGA